In Macrobrachium rosenbergii isolate ZJJX-2024 chromosome 48, ASM4041242v1, whole genome shotgun sequence, one DNA window encodes the following:
- the LOC136831296 gene encoding uncharacterized protein, producing MHLNQAVSSGGRYLLLFLFTSPLMVSSTADSDWIYADVNITNPVKVFDLYPEDKVNSSDIIKLFFNESSVLLPCTICFWMCPAYFNTTSVPFTLVSPSLVFYLGLIEGKIKVGINDTCHILSKNLDAHKWHHLCTVIGNKSFSLYVNNETHEVDFASMNSCRRLPYRMDSVFVQLGYEEPYSFTGKISNMQVFPRQLTGLDIKDMSQCKGDRGGSSLNFTEEPLGENSAETDLRQMCKQPPREFLALFDGLNRQAEASSFCGILGGRLVNQRDDYRLLTHEITYNKDVKDELFMFWTNDSIDDVDGYVISAQRSKHLQALKYTKTSTLPVIGCMVGFGEPIMLKSDDVEELYSFPFKGRLVFQSKNGLIIYKDKCPKKEEEICLIAKAKSILFLSSELGMNKQPVGRRTWVCPYSGRNCTKTLTYCNKEQFTCNDGQCIDLYEKCDGQPNCQDESDEGDICYLTKKSSSYLPDMCPENNPEVDVQVRIDSVQEIAMVNNALSVILSVNTTWKDSRITFMNLNETAELSPEEANCLWYPAVNFVNARYEDNLVMRSNKDFVLQYNVQIVGIGQEKVRDGFEVREYNGSSVNIIRSVQYLFTFIVITITLIIHLILKSVV from the exons ATGCACCTTAACCAGGCAGTATCTTCTGGGGGGAGatatctcctcctcttcctcttcacgTCGCCACTAATGGTTTCTTCAACGGCTGACTCGGATT ggatCTATGCTGATGTGAATATTACCAACCCTGTCAAGGTCTTCGATCTCTACCCAGAGGACAAAGTCAACTCATCGGACATA atTAAGCTGTTTTTCAATGAGTCATCAGTACTTCTCCCTTGCACCATCTGCTTCTGGATGTGTCCAGCATATTTCAATACCACTTCAGTACCTTTCACTCTTGTCAGTCCAAGCCTCGTTTTTTATCTTGGCT TAATAGAGGGGAAGATAAAAGTTGGGATTAATGACACGTGTCACATCCTTTCCAAGAATCTAGACGCCCATAAATGGCACCATCTATGCACAGTCATCGGCAACAAGTCGTTTTCTTTGTACGTGAACAACGAAACACATGAGGTTGACTTTGCTAGCATGAATTCATGCAGAAGATTACCTTACAGGATGGATTCCGTATTTGTTCAGTTAGGGTATGAAGAGCCATATTCATTTACTGGAAAAATTAGTAACATGCAGGTATTTCCAAGACAGCTGACCGGCTTAGATATCAAAGACATGAGTCAATGCAAAGGAGACAGAGGAGGTTCAAGTTTGAACTTCACTGAGGAACCATTAGGTGAAAACAGTGCTGAAACTGATTTAAGACAGATGTGTAAGCAACCACCACGAGAGTTTCTGGCATTGTTTGATGGACTTAACAGACAGGCCGAGGCTAGTAGCTTCTGCGGAATATTAGGAGGTCGACTTGTTAACCAACGTGATGATTATAGACTGCTCACACACGAGATCACATATAATAAAGATGTAAAGGATGAATTATTCATGTTTTGGACAAATGATTCTATTGATGACGTCGATGGCTATGTTATAAGTGCACAGCGATCTAAGCATCTTCAGGCTCTGAAGTACACAAAGACTTCAACGCTTCCTGTCATTGGGTGTATGGTTGGTTTTGGCGAGCCAATAATGTTAAAAAGTGACGATGTTGAAGAATTATATTCTTTTCCCTTTAAAGGGAGACTTGTATTTCAGTCGAAAAATGGACTCATCATCTATAAGGATAAATGtccaaagaaagaagaggaaatctGCTTGATAGCAAAGGCcaaaagcattttatttctatcttcaGAGTTGGGCATGAACAAACAGCCTGTAGGAAGAAGAACGTGGGTTTGCCCATATTCAGGTCGCAATTGCACCAAGACCTTAACTTATTGCAACAAAGAACAGTTTACTTGCAATGATGGTCAATGTATTGATCTTTATGAGAAATGCGATGGTCAGCCTAACTGCCAAGATGAATCAGATGAAGGTGATATTTGTTATCTTACTAAAAAATCTTCATCTTACTTGCCAGATATGTGTCCAGAAAATAATCCCGAAGTTGATGTGCAAGTAAGAATAGATTCAGTACAAGAGATTGCTATGGTGAACAATGCTCTGAGTGTAATTCTTTCTGTTAACACTACATGGAAAGATTCTAGAATAACTTTCATGAACCTAAATGAAACAGCTGAGCTATCCCCAGAAGAAGCAAATTGTTTATGGTATCCTGCAGTTAATTTTGTAAATGCTCGGTATGAAGATAACCTTGTTATGCGTTCGAACAAAGATTTCGTTCTCCAGTACAATGTGCAAATTGTGGGCATTGGACAAGAAAAAGTTCGAGATGGTTTTGAAG TTCGAGAATATAATGGTTCTTCTGTAAACATCATTAGAAGTGTCCAGTACCTTTTCACCTTCATTGTGATTACAATTACACTTATTATCCATTTGATACTCAAGAGTGTCGTATGA